The following nucleotide sequence is from Candidatus Bipolaricaulis sibiricus.
CAGGCTGAGGAGGACCCCACCGACCACACTCCCGATCGCCGCCGCCGAGCGCACGCTCCCCAAAACGAGCTCGTTGTTCCCGGTGCGGGCGAGGATCATCGGCGCGAGGACGGTGAACCCGAAGTTCGTGTTCACGTTGAAGAAGAAAAACATGAGGAGGAGCCCGAGAAGGCCCGGTCGGGCGAAGATGTAGCGAAAGCCGAACCCCGCCTCGCGAAGCAGGTTCCCTCTGACGGCGATCGCCTCCGCAGAACGGGGCGGCTGGGGGATGCGCGCGAACACGAGGATCAAGATCGCCGTGAGCATCGTGGTCAGGTCGATGGCCATGATCCCCGCGATCCCGATCGGCCCGAGGAGGACCCCCGCCCCGATCGGCGCCAGGACTCCGGAAATCGAGCCCGCCAGCGACATCATCCCGCTTGCCCGCGCGTACTGGGACTTGTCGACAAGCACGCTGATCGTCGCCGAGTACGCCGGGAACTGGAACGCCCCGAACGTCCCCGCGAAGGCGGCGGCGGCGTAGAGGTGCCCGATCTCGAGACGACCGGTCAGGTACAGGACGAGGACCGTCGCCGTGGCCAGCCCGGCAGCGACGTCGGACAGGATCATGAGAAGCTTGCGGTTCGCCCGGTCCACGATCGCCCCAGCAAGCGGGCTGATAAGGATCACCGGCCCGAACGCGCACACCCCGACCAGGGCGAGGGCCGTGGCCCGTCCCGTGAGCTGCCACGCCCAGATCGTGAGGGCGAAGTGCGTCATCCCCGTCCCGAGCATAGACAGCATCTGGCCGGCCCAGATCGCCGTGAACGTCCCCATCCCCTTGAACCGCTCACCGTTCATGTCTGCCTCTTGGGCTCCCTGCCGGGCGGTCCCGGCCAGTAGCGCCCGTCACCGAAGCCTTACCGTAACATAACACTGTTACTTAGTCAAGGCGGCGTCTTGGCGGTTCGCTCAAGATGGCTCGGGGCCCTACAGCTCTGCTCGCTCGACGAGGTAGAGAAGGCCAGTGAGCAGCACCGTCAGGAGGCCGATCGTGGCCCAGCGGGGCAGGCGCAGGAGCTCGGGCAGCGTGCCCTTCGGGAACGCTCCCGTCCGCAACAGCCCGTTCTGCACCCGCGGGTAGACCACGGCGAACAGCCACGAGCCGAGGAGGATTCCCGGGAGGCCCCCCACCAGCGCGTCGAGCCGGCCGTTCCCGAT
It contains:
- a CDS encoding putative MFS-type transporter: MNGERFKGMGTFTAIWAGQMLSMLGTGMTHFALTIWAWQLTGRATALALVGVCAFGPVILISPLAGAIVDRANRKLLMILSDVAAGLATATVLVLYLTGRLEIGHLYAAAAFAGTFGAFQFPAYSATISVLVDKSQYARASGMMSLAGSISGVLAPIGAGVLLGPIGIAGIMAIDLTTMLTAILILVFARIPQPPRSAEAIAVRGNLLREAGFGFRYIFARPGLLGLLLMFFFFNVNTNFGFTVLAPMILARTGNNELVLGSVRSAAAIGSVVGGVLLSLWGGPKRRVYGVIFGCALGGILGQACLGLGRSLPMWAVTGFLGALVFPTVNASSQAIWQSKVPPDLQGRVFSVRLMIAQIGAPFSMLLAGPMADCVFEPAMREGTVLASALGSLVGTGPGAGMALMLVLGGLLGAGAALVALLYRPLRDVEATIPDHDTVPAASGAISPEMETHSVTDEARPQPARVG